A DNA window from Piliocolobus tephrosceles isolate RC106 chromosome 9, ASM277652v3, whole genome shotgun sequence contains the following coding sequences:
- the HPS6 gene encoding Hermansky-Pudlak syndrome 6 protein, whose product MKRAGTLRLLSDLSAFGGAARLRELLAGDPAVRVRGSPDGRHLLLLRPPGAVAPQLLVAARGPGAELERAWPAGQPSPLDAFFLPWPARPALVLVWESGLAEVWGAGVEPGWRLLQSTELCPGGGARVVAVAALRGRLVWCEERQAGSEGPLGPPATAFSHCVCVRTLEPSGEASTSLGRTHVLLHHCPAFGLLASCRHLFLVPTATTWPGVAHVLLIWSPGKGKVMVAAPRLGLSYSKSLNPGRGDTWDFRTLLRGLPGLLSPREPLAVHTWAPTPHGLLLLDFGGTVSLVQSHGGTRAVGILQEAPVGPRGSAALGTFQGTLACVLGSTLELLDMGSGQLLERKVLSTDRVHLLEPPAPSMEDEEELETRGSLRLLSALGLFCVGWEAPQGVELPSAKDLVFEEACGYYQRRSLRGAQLTPEELRHSSTFRAPQALASILQGHLPPSTLLTMLRTELRDYRGLEQLKAQLVAGDDEEAGWTELAEQEVARLLRTELIGDQLAQLNTVFQALPTAAWGATLRALQLQPDGNGKLRSQAPPDVWKKVLGGITTVKEPPNGILPPFELLCQCLCQLEPRWLPPFVELAQQQGGPGWGAGGPGLPLYRRALAVLGEEGTRPEALELELLLSSGRPKAVLQAVGQLVQKEQWDRALDAGLALGPSSPLLRSEIFKLLLAEFAQHRRLDAHLPLLCRLCPPELAPAELLLLLRTYLPDEVGPPTPFPEPGAEPPLTVGLLKALLEQTGAQGRPSGPVLSPYEDILWDPSTPPPTPPRDL is encoded by the coding sequence ATGAAGCGCGCGGGGACTCTGCGGTTGCTCTCGGACCTGAGTGCCTTCGGCGGCGCGGCGCGACTCCGGGAGCTGCTGGCCGGCGACCCAGCGGTACGAGTCCGCGGCAGCCCGGACGGCCGCCACCTGCTGCTCCTGCGACCCCCGGGGGCGGTAGCCCCGCAGCTGCTGGTCGCGGCGCGAGGGCCCGGCGCGGAGCTGGAGCGGGCCTGGCCGGCCGGCCAGCCCTCCCCGCTGGACGCCTTCTTCCTGCCGTGGCCAGCGCGGCCGGCGCTGGTGCTGGTGTGGGAGAGTGGCCTGGCCGAGGTGTGGGGCGCGGGTGTGGAGCCTGGCTGGCGACTGCTGCAGAGCACCGAGCTGTGTCCGGGCGGGGGAGCCCGCGTGGTGGCAGTGGCGGCGCTCCGAGGCCGCCTGGTGTGGTGCGAAGAGCGCCAAGCCGGGTCCGAGGGCCCGTTAGGGCCGCCAGCAACTGCTTTCAGCCACTGTGTGTGCGTCCGGACCCTGGAGCCCAGCGGGGAAGCTAGCACCAGCCTAGGCCGCACACACGTCCTGCTGCACCACTGTCCCGCTTTCGGGCTGCTGGCCTCCTGCAGACACCTCTTCCTGGTGCCCACTGCCACCACCTGGCCTGGCGTGGCCCACGTTCTACTCATCTGGAGCCCAGGCAAGGGCAAAGTGATGGTGGCTGCCCCACGGCTTGGCCTCTCCTACAGTAAGAGTCTGAATCCTGGACGAGGGGACACATGGGACTTCCGGACCCTGCTCCGAGGCCTTCCTGGGTTGCTGTCCCCCAGAGAGCCACTGGCTGTACACACCTGGGCCCCAACTCCCCACGGCCTGCTGTTGCTTGACTTTGGGGGCACTGTGAGCCTAGTGCAGTCCCACGGTGGTACCCGGGCAGTGGGCATCCTGCAGGAGGCACCTGTAGGCCCGCGGGGGTCTGCAGCTCTAGGCACATTTCAGGGCACTCTGGCCTGTGTGCTGGGCTCCACATTGGAACTGCTGGACATGGGCAGTGGGCAGCTGCTGGAGAGGAAGGTCCTAAGTACAGACAGGGTACATCTGCTGGAACCGCCAGCCCCCAGCATGGAGGATGAGGAAGAGCTGGAGACCCGAGGGAGTCTTCGTCTGCTTTCAGCCTTGGGTCTGTTTTGTGTGGGCTGGGAAGCCCCACAGGGTGTTGAGCTGCCTTCAGCCAAGGATCTGGTGTTTGAGGAGGCTTGTGGGTACTACCAGCGGCGGAGCCTGCGGGGTGCCCAGCTCACTCCAGAAGAACTGAGACACAGCAGCACATTCCGGGCACCTCAGGCTCTGGCCTCCATCCTCCAGGGCCACCTGCCCCCATCTACACTGCTGACCATGTTGAGGACCGAGCTTCGGGATTACCGAGGCTTAGAGCAGCTGAAGGCCCAGCTGGTGGCTGGCGATGATGAGGAGGCTGGTTGGACTGAGCTGGCGGAGCAGGAAGTGGCACGCCTGCTGAGGACCGAGTTGATAGGAGACCAGCTGGCCCAGCTCAACACCGTTTTCCAGGCCCTTCCTACAGCAGCCTGGGGTGCCACCCTCAGGGCCCTGCAGCTCCAGCCAGATGGGAATGGCAAGCTGAGGTCCCAAGCACCCCCTGATGTGTGGAAGAAAGTGTTAGGGGGAATAACCACTGTAAAGGAACCCCCCAATGGGATACTGCCCCCCTTTGAACTCCTCTGCCAATGTCTGTGCCAGCTGGAGCCTCGATGGCTACCACCTTTTGTGGAGCTGGCTCAGCAGCAGGGTGGGCCGGGCTGGGGGGCAGGGGGCCCAGGACTGCCCCTGTATCGCCGAGCCCTGGCAGTGCTAGGTGAGGAGGGGACCCGGCCTGAGGCTCTGGAGCTAGAGCTGCTCTTGAGCAGTGGGCGGCCCAAAGCTGTGCTCCAAGCTGTTGGGCAGCTAGTGCAAAAGGAGCAATGGGATCGGGCTCTGGATGCAGGCCTGGCCCTTGGCCCCTCCAGTCCCTTGCTTCGAAgtgaaatcttcaaactgctgcTGGCTGAGTTTGCCCAGCACCGCCGGCTTGATGCTCACCTCCCCCTCCTTTGCCGCCTGTGTCCACCAGAACTGGCTCCAGCTGAGCTCCTGCTTCTACTGAGGACATACCTCCCAGATGAGGTGGGGCCGCCTACCCCATTTCCTGAGCCTGGAGCAGAGCCCCCTCTCACTGTGGGCTTACTCAAAGCCCTGCTGGAGCAGACTGGGGCTCAAGGACGGCCCTCAGGCCCAGTTCTAAGCCCATATGAGGACATCCTATGGGACCCTAGCACTCCACCCCCAACTCCACCTCGGGACCTATGA